In the Victivallis sp. Marseille-Q1083 genome, one interval contains:
- the mnmA gene encoding tRNA 2-thiouridine(34) synthase MnmA → MTTRPKPKIIAALSGGVDSSVAAALYQRRGYEVIGATLRLKHPDPAFSAAQTCASRSDQEAVEQVCAKLGIEHVYLDEYADFAARVLRPAYDEYAAGRTPNPCCWCNPRLKFGKLLALAETRGAAGLITGHYARLVRTGDTVRLRRGSDPNKDQTYFLYRLSAEQLNRLHFPIGELDKATVRAVARQFDLKNSEKKDSQDACFNVPGECFAETLRRLFGAEPRPGHFLYHGKVVGRHAGIHRYTIGQRKGLGVALGIPAYVRSIDPLSGDIELTTDGDELLTGRFEVHDWHRQSAREDWTTPRECLVQIRYRSRAVPARLEPLTATSCQVTLQTPQRAVTPGQAAVFYDGEFLLGGGVIVL, encoded by the coding sequence ATGACCACGCGTCCCAAACCCAAAATCATCGCCGCACTGTCCGGCGGCGTCGACTCTTCGGTCGCCGCGGCGCTCTACCAGCGCCGGGGCTACGAAGTCATCGGCGCCACCCTGCGGCTGAAACATCCCGATCCGGCATTTTCCGCCGCCCAGACCTGCGCTTCCCGCAGTGACCAGGAAGCAGTCGAGCAAGTGTGCGCCAAACTGGGCATCGAACACGTTTATCTCGATGAATACGCCGATTTCGCCGCCCGGGTCCTGCGCCCGGCCTATGACGAATACGCCGCCGGCCGCACCCCCAATCCCTGCTGCTGGTGCAATCCGCGCCTCAAATTCGGCAAACTGCTGGCGCTCGCCGAAACGCGCGGCGCCGCGGGCCTCATCACCGGTCATTACGCCCGGCTGGTGCGGACCGGCGACACCGTCCGGCTGCGGCGCGGCAGCGATCCGAACAAAGACCAGACCTATTTTCTCTACCGGCTGAGCGCCGAACAGTTGAACCGGCTTCATTTTCCGATCGGCGAGCTCGACAAAGCGACGGTCCGCGCTGTCGCCCGGCAGTTCGACCTGAAAAATTCCGAGAAAAAAGACAGCCAGGACGCCTGTTTCAACGTGCCGGGCGAGTGTTTCGCCGAAACGCTGCGCCGCCTGTTCGGCGCCGAGCCCCGGCCAGGTCATTTCCTTTACCACGGCAAGGTCGTCGGCCGCCATGCCGGCATTCACCGGTACACAATCGGCCAGCGCAAAGGGCTTGGCGTCGCCCTCGGCATTCCGGCTTACGTCCGAAGCATCGATCCCCTGTCCGGCGATATTGAACTGACCACCGACGGCGACGAACTGCTGACCGGCCGTTTCGAAGTGCATGACTGGCACCGGCAGTCCGCCCGGGAGGACTGGACCACCCCGCGGGAATGCCTCGTGCAGATCCGTTACCGCAGCCGGGCGGTTCCCGCCCGGCTGGAACCGTTGACCGCCACCAGTTGCCAAGTCACGCTGCAAACGCCGCAACGGGCGGTGACGCCGGGCCAGGCCGCCGTTTTTTACGACGGGGAATTCCTGCTCGGCGGCGGCGTCATCGTTTTGTAA
- a CDS encoding PD40 domain-containing protein, with translation MKRAGWYGMVGGLLMGMAAWSELPRCVTPDGGWNGVFAPDGGEIVYVARGTNGEEELRLGNLETLETVAVGVRGDKLQRVPDSEWILFLAPGHFPVLEYFRPSDRQSRDFTDKATPDGPAVVLPGGLIYWAAEAVTQAYDLNQRDFVEPAFELPDHTLAVSPDGRLAVVERREAERPVLEVIEIATGKLRHLLEGFGGTGKVGVYAPVFTPDGRQLLYASGEAPERAKLFCLTLEDGVAVELSAELDGRYPPAFSPDGRQLLFTAVTDGRPNLWLISWPPEIE, from the coding sequence ATGAAACGGGCCGGCTGGTACGGAATGGTTGGTGGATTGCTGATGGGAATGGCGGCGTGGTCCGAACTGCCGCGGTGCGTGACGCCGGATGGCGGCTGGAATGGCGTTTTTGCGCCGGACGGCGGAGAAATTGTCTATGTGGCCAGGGGGACAAACGGGGAAGAGGAACTGCGGCTCGGCAATCTGGAAACGCTGGAAACGGTTGCGGTTGGCGTCAGGGGGGATAAGCTGCAGCGGGTGCCGGACAGCGAATGGATTCTCTTTCTGGCGCCGGGGCATTTCCCGGTATTGGAATACTTCCGGCCGTCCGACCGGCAGAGCCGGGATTTTACCGACAAAGCCACGCCGGACGGGCCGGCGGTGGTTCTGCCGGGCGGGCTGATTTACTGGGCCGCCGAAGCGGTGACCCAGGCATATGACCTGAATCAACGGGATTTCGTCGAGCCGGCGTTCGAATTGCCGGATCATACGCTGGCGGTTTCTCCGGACGGCCGTCTGGCGGTCGTCGAGCGGCGAGAAGCGGAGCGTCCGGTTTTGGAAGTCATTGAGATTGCCACCGGCAAGCTGCGGCATTTGCTGGAAGGATTCGGCGGGACGGGCAAAGTCGGTGTTTACGCTCCGGTATTCACGCCGGACGGCCGCCAACTGCTCTATGCGTCCGGAGAGGCGCCGGAGCGGGCGAAGTTGTTCTGCCTGACGCTGGAAGACGGTGTCGCCGTCGAGTTGTCGGCGGAACTCGACGGCCGTTATCCGCCGGCTTTTTCTCCGGACGGCCGCCAGTTGCTTTTTACCGCCGTCACTGACGGCCGTCCGAATTTGTGGCTGATTTCCTGGCCGCCGGAGATCGAGTGA
- a CDS encoding DEAD/DEAH box helicase, protein MPESPLLVRFIQGTLVVENCDYARLPLAVRMLVKFDERIQAGRARACDYAALMLALRAAELAVEDQAAEFAPLALTLHGSFQPRPHQATAFQRWREAGYRALVALPTGSGKTFLAVLAIHRLQRPTLVMVPTIDLVQQWASTLQRFFQIPIGLLGGGARQIESITVSTYDSAVLNMEFLGNQFAFLVFDECHHLPGAVNRTAAAMSLAPYRLGLTATPEVGAEQEAVLHDLIGPLACQIHIDELEGQVLAPYRTIPVELSLDAEEKEQYVAKRAIYTDFLKRHQISFRSPDDWRRFLGLCARLPDGKAVFDAFLEQRRIARSGRAKIRAVWELLQQHAGEQIIIFTADNATAYQLGREFFLPVLTHHTKLVERKAMLEAFRSGRWPVLVTSKVLNEGVDVPEANIAIILSGSGSIREHVQRLGRILRAAPGKEAILYELLNADTAEIYVSRRRREHRAYRH, encoded by the coding sequence ATGCCGGAATCCCCCCTCCTCGTCCGCTTCATCCAGGGCACCCTCGTCGTCGAAAACTGCGACTACGCCCGACTGCCGCTCGCCGTGCGGATGCTGGTCAAGTTCGACGAACGCATCCAAGCCGGCCGGGCCCGCGCCTGCGATTACGCCGCGTTGATGCTGGCGCTGCGGGCCGCCGAACTGGCGGTCGAGGACCAGGCCGCCGAATTCGCGCCGCTGGCGCTGACGCTGCACGGCAGCTTTCAACCGCGGCCGCACCAGGCGACCGCATTCCAACGCTGGCGCGAAGCCGGTTACCGGGCGCTCGTCGCCCTGCCGACCGGCTCCGGCAAAACCTTTCTGGCGGTGCTGGCGATCCACCGTCTGCAGCGGCCGACGCTGGTGATGGTGCCGACCATCGACCTGGTTCAGCAATGGGCATCGACCCTGCAGCGCTTCTTTCAAATTCCGATCGGGCTGCTGGGCGGCGGCGCCCGCCAGATCGAGTCGATCACCGTCAGCACCTATGATTCCGCCGTGCTGAACATGGAATTTCTCGGCAATCAATTCGCTTTCCTGGTATTCGACGAGTGTCATCACCTGCCGGGCGCCGTCAACCGGACCGCGGCGGCGATGTCGCTGGCCCCCTACCGGCTCGGGCTGACCGCCACGCCGGAGGTCGGCGCCGAGCAGGAGGCGGTGCTGCACGATCTGATCGGACCGCTCGCCTGCCAAATTCACATCGACGAACTGGAAGGCCAGGTGCTCGCCCCCTACCGGACCATCCCGGTCGAACTCTCGCTGGATGCCGAAGAAAAGGAGCAGTACGTCGCCAAGCGGGCCATTTACACCGATTTCCTCAAGCGTCATCAGATCAGCTTCCGTTCGCCGGACGACTGGCGGCGTTTTCTCGGCTTGTGCGCCCGGCTGCCGGACGGCAAAGCGGTATTCGACGCTTTTCTGGAACAGCGCCGCATCGCCCGCAGCGGCCGGGCCAAAATCCGGGCGGTCTGGGAACTGCTGCAGCAACATGCCGGCGAGCAGATCATCATCTTCACCGCCGACAATGCCACCGCCTATCAACTGGGCCGGGAATTTTTCCTGCCGGTGCTGACCCACCACACCAAACTGGTCGAACGCAAAGCGATGCTGGAAGCGTTCCGTTCCGGGCGCTGGCCGGTGCTGGTCACCAGCAAAGTGCTGAACGAAGGCGTCGACGTGCCGGAAGCCAACATCGCCATCATTCTTTCCGGTTCCGGCAGCATCCGGGAACACGTCCAGCGGCTCGGCCGGATCCTGCGGGCCGCCCCCGGCAAAGAGGCGATCCTTTACGAGCTCTTAAATGCCGACACGGCGGAAATTTACGTCAGCCGCCGCCGCCGCGAACACCGCGCCTACCGCCACTAA
- a CDS encoding ABC transporter ATP-binding protein: MKNATVYLGGKVILKDINWQLKAGAHHFILGANGAGKTTLVKMLMGYAWPLYGAQIQVLGHTYGQVNLAELRKQIAWVSPFMQQWTSPDWTALEMVISGLDGTLGLFRKFTDEEEAAALQVLSQLDAVKLRDRKLHNLSSGEQVKVLIARSLMTAPRLMILDEASVYLDITSREYLLNNIEAMARTIPGLTILFITQRIEDITPVFTRGMILSHGQIVAEGERDEVLTEKNLADAFNLNIKLVRNAAGRFWPIIE, from the coding sequence GTGAAAAATGCCACCGTCTACCTCGGCGGCAAGGTTATCCTAAAAGACATCAACTGGCAGCTGAAAGCCGGCGCCCATCATTTTATCCTCGGCGCCAACGGCGCCGGCAAGACGACGCTGGTCAAAATGCTGATGGGCTACGCCTGGCCGCTTTACGGCGCCCAAATCCAGGTGCTCGGCCATACCTACGGCCAGGTCAACCTGGCCGAACTGCGCAAGCAGATCGCCTGGGTCAGTCCGTTCATGCAGCAATGGACCAGCCCGGACTGGACGGCGCTGGAAATGGTCATCTCCGGGCTGGACGGGACGCTCGGCTTGTTCCGCAAATTCACCGACGAGGAAGAAGCCGCCGCGCTGCAGGTCCTGTCGCAACTCGACGCGGTCAAGCTGCGCGACCGCAAACTGCACAACCTGTCCAGCGGCGAACAGGTCAAAGTCCTGATCGCCCGTTCGCTGATGACCGCGCCCCGGCTGATGATCCTCGACGAAGCAAGCGTCTATCTGGACATCACCAGCCGGGAATACCTGCTGAACAACATCGAAGCGATGGCCCGGACGATTCCCGGCCTGACCATTCTTTTCATCACCCAGCGCATCGAGGATATCACGCCGGTGTTCACCCGCGGCATGATTCTCTCCCACGGCCAAATCGTCGCCGAGGGCGAACGGGACGAGGTGCTGACCGAAAAGAATCTGGCCGACGCCTTCAACCTCAATATCAAGCTGGTGCGCAACGCGGCCGGCCGTTTCTGGCCGATCATCGAATAA
- a CDS encoding prephenate dehydrogenase/arogenate dehydrogenase family protein: MMNDNLLSGRTVAVIGLGLLGTSLAMAARQLPVRLTGWTRRREIRDWAVAENILDDAAAEPDGLLSRADLTILCLPVPAIIEFGRAHAGHFRPGAAVTDIGSVKGVIVAALEPLLAAHGSRFIGSHPMAGTEKSGPSAAFPTLYAHAEVFVTPTAQSHPEALTLVEQFWQAIGTTTHRIAPEAHDILVAHTSHISHLLAMALTHAVLGCPDAAEKEQRFSGCATGFRDTSRIASSSPAMWREIIENNRPAVLNSMDSFERYWRELRKMIEQGDFDRFESEFAESKTMRDAWIKYKNDNYNCNW, encoded by the coding sequence ATGATGAACGATAATCTACTCTCCGGACGGACCGTCGCCGTCATCGGACTCGGTTTGCTGGGCACTTCGCTGGCGATGGCGGCGCGGCAATTGCCGGTCCGGCTGACCGGCTGGACCCGCCGGCGCGAAATCCGCGACTGGGCAGTCGCCGAAAACATCCTCGACGACGCGGCGGCCGAACCGGACGGCCTTCTCAGCCGGGCCGACCTGACCATCCTCTGCCTGCCGGTCCCGGCAATCATCGAATTCGGCCGGGCCCATGCCGGCCATTTCCGGCCCGGCGCCGCCGTCACCGACATCGGCAGCGTCAAAGGCGTCATCGTCGCGGCGCTCGAACCGCTGCTGGCGGCGCACGGCAGCCGTTTTATCGGCAGCCATCCGATGGCCGGCACCGAAAAAAGCGGGCCGAGCGCCGCGTTTCCAACCTTGTACGCCCATGCCGAAGTGTTCGTCACCCCGACGGCGCAGAGCCATCCGGAAGCCTTGACCCTGGTCGAACAATTCTGGCAGGCGATCGGCACGACGACGCACCGGATCGCACCGGAGGCGCACGACATTCTGGTGGCCCACACCAGCCACATCTCCCATCTGCTGGCGATGGCGCTCACCCATGCGGTGCTGGGCTGCCCGGACGCCGCGGAAAAGGAACAGCGATTTTCCGGCTGCGCGACCGGTTTCCGCGACACGTCGCGCATCGCCTCGTCGTCGCCGGCGATGTGGCGGGAAATCATCGAAAACAATCGACCGGCAGTCCTCAATTCGATGGATTCGTTCGAACGCTACTGGCGGGAACTGCGCAAGATGATCGAACAAGGCGATTTCGACCGCTTCGAATCGGAGTTCGCCGAAAGCAAAACGATGCGGGACGCCTGGATCAAATACAAAAACGACAACTACAACTGCAACTGGTAA
- a CDS encoding type II secretion system protein GspD: MPACCWAAEEGIPDFDATTSESKTIVRTEADVEQGQRNVQSVYEQLEALLTPASLDKKILKQRENVQPYLKVIPNADGTDLQEATSTLIYQCRFTDAAELAKSVESLVDNGYVESNPSQNMLVLKEKSSRINEIKEAVLAMDIPAPQVLVEAKVVEILFNDGMQRNLGVMFNQAKEGETGTGSPTDLNSSLGASTSVLGSNAPNQGAMMDWYPYVNGKENIKLSFQWLLNAQDAKILSSPNIVVSRNQDATINTGQDIPIQTLQTTASGNQVATTFKNVGVTLKVEPKLIDGNTVSLVIYPQVSNVLQYQKVTQGTDASGNAMSFQVPVISVRSVKTELTMESGQVVMMGGLYSNREVLMQERIPFLSDVPYIGELFTSKSRTKEIVQLVFVLRVHIIQPDETVAGILFDPDALAAESESIGKMLQGPPTFPVIQSTIEQVDDEFIKNPTTEAE, from the coding sequence ATGCCGGCGTGTTGCTGGGCAGCGGAGGAGGGGATTCCGGACTTTGATGCCACCACTTCGGAATCCAAGACGATCGTCCGGACCGAAGCGGATGTCGAGCAGGGGCAGCGCAATGTCCAGTCGGTTTACGAGCAGTTGGAGGCGCTGTTGACGCCGGCCAGCCTCGATAAAAAAATCTTGAAGCAGCGTGAAAATGTTCAGCCTTACCTCAAAGTCATTCCCAATGCCGACGGCACCGATCTGCAGGAGGCGACGTCGACGTTGATCTATCAATGCCGCTTTACCGATGCGGCGGAGTTGGCCAAGAGCGTCGAGAGCCTGGTCGACAACGGCTACGTCGAGAGCAATCCGAGCCAGAATATGCTGGTGCTGAAGGAAAAAAGCAGCCGGATCAACGAAATCAAGGAAGCGGTGCTGGCGATGGATATTCCGGCGCCGCAGGTGCTGGTGGAAGCCAAGGTCGTCGAAATTCTGTTCAACGACGGCATGCAGCGCAACCTCGGCGTGATGTTCAACCAGGCCAAGGAAGGCGAGACCGGCACCGGCAGCCCGACCGATTTGAACTCGTCGCTGGGAGCGTCCACCAGCGTGCTCGGCTCCAATGCGCCCAACCAGGGGGCGATGATGGACTGGTATCCGTACGTCAACGGCAAGGAAAACATCAAACTGTCGTTCCAGTGGCTGCTCAATGCCCAGGACGCCAAAATCCTTTCGTCGCCGAATATCGTCGTGTCGCGCAATCAGGATGCGACGATCAACACCGGTCAGGACATCCCGATCCAGACGTTGCAGACGACCGCCTCCGGCAACCAGGTGGCCACCACCTTTAAAAATGTCGGTGTGACGCTGAAGGTCGAGCCGAAGCTGATCGACGGCAACACGGTGTCGCTGGTGATTTATCCGCAGGTTTCCAACGTGCTGCAGTACCAGAAGGTGACGCAGGGGACGGATGCTTCCGGTAACGCGATGAGTTTCCAGGTGCCGGTCATTTCGGTGCGCAGCGTCAAAACCGAGCTGACGATGGAGTCCGGGCAGGTGGTGATGATGGGCGGTCTGTACAGCAACCGCGAGGTGCTGATGCAGGAGCGTATTCCGTTCCTGAGCGACGTGCCGTACATCGGCGAACTGTTCACTTCCAAGAGTCGCACCAAGGAAATCGTTCAACTGGTGTTCGTGCTCCGGGTGCATATCATCCAGCCGGATGAGACGGTGGCCGGCATCCTTTTCGATCCGGATGCGCTGGCGGCGGAGAGCGAGAGCATCGGCAAAATGCTGCAGGGACCGCCGACGTTCCCGGTAATTCAATCGACGATCGAGCAGGTCGACGACGAATTTATCAAAAATCCGACAACCGAGGCGGAATGA
- a CDS encoding 23S rRNA (pseudouridine(1915)-N(3))-methyltransferase RlmH → MLFKLISIGRFKDRHLQAKAEEFLKWLSPYAKVELLELRDSTKEKESQAILKALDKSKEFVIVLSEEGRECTSVEFAGLLNRIDRKITFVIGGPYGMTPELKAQADLLLSLSKLTFTHEMARLFLLEQLYRAISITNGGKYHNI, encoded by the coding sequence ATGCTGTTCAAGCTCATTTCCATCGGCAGATTCAAGGATCGCCACCTGCAGGCCAAAGCGGAAGAATTCCTCAAATGGCTGTCGCCCTACGCCAAAGTCGAACTGCTCGAGCTGCGCGACTCGACCAAAGAAAAAGAGTCGCAGGCCATTCTGAAAGCGCTGGACAAAAGCAAAGAGTTCGTCATCGTCCTCAGCGAGGAAGGCCGGGAATGCACTTCGGTGGAATTTGCCGGCTTATTGAACCGGATCGACCGCAAAATCACCTTCGTCATCGGCGGCCCTTACGGCATGACGCCGGAATTGAAAGCGCAGGCTGACCTGCTGCTTTCGCTGTCGAAGCTGACATTCACCCATGAGATGGCCAGACTGTTCCTGTTGGAGCAGCTCTACCGGGCAATTTCGATCACCAACGGCGGTAAATATCACAACATCTGA